From one Micromonospora siamensis genomic stretch:
- a CDS encoding polyprenyl synthetase family protein has translation MTHAAPVSPVDRAGLRQRVDKALAEFLAHQRSWMNGVDDALAPVAEAIERFVLGGGKRLRPAFAYWGYRGARGVDSDQVVSTLAALEFVQASALIHDDLMDRSDTRRGEPAVHRRFATRHRGAGWGGDADGFGDAAAILLGDLCLVWSDELLHSAGLDPRTVARARPVFDEMRTEVTVGQYLDVLTQATGDFSLERAGKVARYKSAKYTVERPLLLGAALADAPAAVRDAYSAYGLPLGEAFQLRDDVLGVFGDPAQTGKPAGDDLREGKRTYLVAAAVQAADEAGRDLLLGGLGDPELDEAGIARLRELITATGALDRTEQRIAALTETALAALGTVDLDTEARQALVDLAIAATRRTD, from the coding sequence GTGACCCACGCTGCTCCCGTCTCCCCCGTCGACCGCGCCGGCCTGCGCCAGCGGGTCGACAAGGCCCTGGCCGAGTTCCTGGCGCACCAGCGCTCCTGGATGAACGGGGTGGACGACGCCCTGGCCCCGGTGGCGGAGGCAATCGAGCGGTTCGTGCTGGGCGGAGGCAAGCGGCTGCGCCCGGCCTTCGCCTACTGGGGATACCGGGGCGCCCGCGGGGTGGATTCCGACCAGGTGGTGAGCACCCTGGCCGCGCTGGAGTTCGTGCAGGCCAGCGCGCTGATCCACGACGACCTGATGGACCGTTCGGACACCCGGCGGGGGGAGCCCGCGGTGCACCGGCGGTTCGCGACCCGGCACCGCGGCGCCGGTTGGGGTGGCGACGCGGACGGCTTCGGCGACGCCGCGGCGATCCTCCTGGGCGACCTGTGCCTGGTCTGGTCGGACGAGCTGCTGCACTCCGCCGGGTTGGACCCGCGTACGGTGGCCCGGGCCCGGCCGGTCTTCGACGAGATGCGCACCGAGGTCACCGTCGGGCAGTACCTCGACGTGCTGACCCAGGCGACCGGTGACTTCTCGCTGGAGCGGGCCGGCAAGGTGGCCCGTTACAAGTCGGCGAAGTACACGGTCGAGCGCCCGCTGCTGCTAGGCGCCGCGCTGGCCGACGCGCCGGCGGCGGTGCGGGACGCGTACTCGGCGTACGGGCTGCCGCTGGGTGAGGCGTTCCAGCTCCGCGACGATGTGCTCGGGGTCTTCGGGGACCCGGCGCAGACCGGCAAGCCGGCCGGGGACGACCTGCGGGAGGGGAAGCGGACGTACCTGGTGGCCGCGGCGGTCCAGGCGGCGGACGAGGCGGGCCGCGACCTGCTGCTCGGCGGGCTGGGCGATCCCGAGTTGGACGAGGCGGGGATCGCCCGGCTGCGGGAGCTGATCACCGCGACGGGCGCGCTGGACCGGACCGAGCAGCGGATCGCCGCGCTCACCGAGACCGCCCTGGCCGCCCTCGGCACGGTCGACCTGGACACCGAGGCCCGGCAGGCCCTGGTCGACCTGGCCATCGCCGCCACCCGCCGCACCGACTGA
- a CDS encoding Rv2175c family DNA-binding protein: MTDSFADQAPGTDLAGPTDPADWLTLPDVAERLDVSISKVHQMIRDGELLAVRRDGVRRIPADLVANKTVLKHLPGVLTLLTDAGYDDEAALRWLYQPDDTLSGGTPARTLGGDHAREVKRRAQALGF; this comes from the coding sequence GTGACCGATTCCTTCGCCGACCAGGCTCCCGGCACCGACCTCGCCGGCCCGACCGACCCGGCCGACTGGCTCACCCTGCCCGACGTCGCCGAGCGCCTCGACGTGTCGATCAGCAAGGTGCACCAGATGATCCGGGACGGTGAGCTGCTCGCCGTCCGGCGCGACGGCGTGCGCCGGATCCCGGCCGACCTGGTGGCCAACAAGACGGTGCTCAAGCACCTGCCCGGTGTGCTGACCCTGCTCACCGACGCCGGCTACGACGACGAGGCGGCGCTGCGCTGGCTGTACCAGCCCGACGACACCCTCTCGGGCGGCACCCCGGCCCGTACCCTCGGCGGCGACCACGCCCGCGAGGTCAAGCGCCGCGCCCAGGCCCTCGGCTTCTGA